The sequence below is a genomic window from Sporomusaceae bacterium FL31.
GAAGAAGCACGTCGTGCGCTGGAGAAAGGCGTAAATGCTTTAGCGAATGCTGTTAAAGTTACTTTAGGACCTAAAGGCCGCAATGTTGTTCTAGATAAAAAATTCGGTGCACCTACGATTACTAATGATGGTGTTACCATTGCTCGTGATATCGAACTGGAAGATCCGTTTGAAAATATGGGTGCTCAATTGGTTAAAGAAGTTGCAACAAAAACAAATGACGTAGCCGGTGACGGTACTACGACTGCAACTTTGCTTGCGCAAGCTATGATTCGTGAAGGTATGAAAAACGTAGCTGCTGGTGCTAACCCAATGATCATTAAAAAAGGTATTGAAAAAGCAGTAAGCGCTCTTGTTGCTGATATTAAAAACAGCGCTAAAAAAGTAGAAACTAAAGATGCTATTGCTCAGGTTGCTTCGATTTCAGCTGCAGATGAAGAAATCGGTCAACTGATTGCTGAAGCCATGGAAAAAGTGGGCAAAGATGGTGTCATCACTGTAGAAGAATCAAAAGGTATGGGAACCAGCCTTGATGTAGTTGAAGGTATGCAATTTGATCGTGGTTATATCTCCCCATACATGGTTACTGATACTGATAAAATGGAAGCAGTATTAAATGATCCATTCATCCTGATCACTGACCGCAAAATCGGAGCCATTGCTGACATGCTGCCTGTACTAGAAAAAGTGGTACAACAAGGTAAAGAGCTGCTCATCATTGCTGAAGATGTTGAAGGTGAAGCTCTGGCTACATTAGTTGTCAACAAGCTTCGTGGTACTTTCCGGGCTGTGGCAGTTAAAGCTCCTGGCTTTGGTGACCGCC
It includes:
- the groL_2 gene encoding 60 kDa chaperonin; this encodes MAKQILFDEEARRALEKGVNALANAVKVTLGPKGRNVVLDKKFGAPTITNDGVTIARDIELEDPFENMGAQLVKEVATKTNDVAGDGTTTATLLAQAMIREGMKNVAAGANPMIIKKGIEKAVSALVADIKNSAKKVETKDAIAQVASISAADEEIGQLIAEAMEKVGKDGVITVEESKGMGTSLDVVEGMQFDRGYISPYMVTDTDKMEAVLNDPFILITDRKIGAIADMLPVLEKVVQQGKELLIIAEDVEGEALATLVVNKLRGTFRAVAVKAPGFGDRRKAMLEDIAILTGGNVITEELGRKLDSVELADLGRARQIRVSKEETTVVDGAGSADVIKARVSQIKAQIEETTSDFDKEKLQERLAKLSGGVAVIEVGAATEVELKEKKLRIEDALNATRAAVEEGIVAGGGTTFIDILPVLDTVVVTGDEKTGVQIVRRAIEEPVRQIANNAGLEGSVVVENVKKAGKGIGFNALTEEYIDMIAAGIVDPAKVTRSALQNAASIAAMVLTTETLVADKPEKDNGAAAAGMGGMGGMGGMGGMM